The genomic region AATCCTTCGGATGGCAACGTTTGGTTAGAATGCAATGGCCAATCTACAAGTTCGTATCCTTTGTTAGCTGCCATTGTAGGAAGCAACGTTCCAAACTACCGAGGCTATTTTTTAAGAGGTTATGGTGGTAATTCAGCGGCAATAAATATAGAGCAAGGAGATGCTATTCGTAATATAAAGGATACACTTTCAGCATTTGGAGTGGGTTTTTATTCTTCTTCATCTGGATTATTTACTGGTTCTGGAACTCCGATTCATTTCGGAAGCACATGGTTTTATAACGTTGGTAATAGGTCTGTTACGTTTGATGCTTCGAAAGTCGTCCCCACCGCAAGCGAAAATCGTCCTCTTAATAAAGCTGTACGATATTTAATAAGAGCACAATAACTTCCCAAGGAAGTAGTGGCGTTCCGCCAGGGACTATCTGCTTGTGGTCTGGCAGCATAGCGTCCATTCCGTCCGGCTGGGCGCTTTGCAATGGAGATAATAATACCCCGGATTTGCGAAATCGCTTTGTGGTTGGTGCCGGAAGTGACTTCAACAACTATTCTCCTAGTTGGGGCTATCGATCATCGTTAATTACTACAACGACAGGGGCTTTATCTGCTGGTTCATATTCCCCAGGTTCTATTGGTGGATATGATCAATATAAAATGATAGTCGAAGAAATGCCAACGCATAATTTGACATTTAATTTAGGAAGAAATTTTGGTGCTTCTTATAGTAATAATCCAGCTTATGGCTTCGAAAGTGGAAGATACGCCATAGCAAATGAAAGTGTTACTCCTGTTACTGTTTCTATACAGTCTGTATCTATTGGCAATAGTTGGTTGCAAGAACATCGACCACCTTATTATAGCCTGGCATATATTATGAAGCTATAACCTTCCCAAGGAAGTAATGCTGACGAAGTTAATTTTAACGAGCCTGGATACATTAAGTTTTCAAACGGATTTATCATGCAATGGGGTAATACGTCGATTTTAGGAGCAGGTTCTTCAGAAACAATATTCTTTCCCAAACAATTTCCCAATGCTTGCTTAAATGTGCAAGCTACTGCTAGTAAACTAATTGGAACAACCTATACTCCAAATATTTTAGTAAAAAGCAATTCTTATTTTTCTATACTAAATAGCAATAGTTTTGGAGCAAATACGAGTTGTACAAGTAGATATTACTGGACTGCAATAGGGTACTAATTTATATAATCTTCCCAAGGAAGTGGTAATTCTACCCCTATCGGTGCTGTTATTGCCTGGCCTTCATATACACTTCCTTCTGATGGGAATTGGCTTGAATGTAATGGTCAATCTACTTCTGAATATCCAGAGTTAGCCGCTATTGTTGGTCCATATGTACCAGACTATCAAGGAATGTTTTTACGTGGTTATGGAAGCCAAACATATAGTCAGGTGAATGGGACATTAAATGGAGTTACAGTAACAAATTATTCATCTAATACACTTGGAACTATACAAGGAGATGCCATTCGTAATATCACTGGAAGTGTTACATCAACAGGTGCATCCGGTCCTCTATGGACTGGAACCACTGGTGATATAATCGGTACGGGAAGCTTAGTTGCAAATAAAAAAATGGGTGGGGATATAGAAGGATGGGTAGTTACTGGATGGACAGGTGGTTTTTCCTTAAATGCCTCACTCAGCGTTCCAACAGCAAATGAAAATCGACCTATAAATAAAGCTGTCAAATGGATTATAAAAGCAAGGTAATCTTCCCAAGGAAGTGTTTCTAGTATCCCTGCTGGAACCATCTGTATTTGGCATGGCAGCATTGCCTCGATTCCGATAGGATGGGCCTTATGCGACGGATCAAACGGAACTCCTGATCTTCGGTCACGCTTTGTTTACGGCGCCGGCGGTGATGTAAACACCAAGGCTTCGCTTGCAATTGGATGGAACGCGGTAAATGGTCATTGGCCAGTTGGCGTTACGGGTGGTGAAGAAATGCACATATTAACCATTTCGGAAATGCCTAGTCACAAGCATAATGTTAATGTTGCAATGTGGACCACTGAAGGGGTTAGCATTTCCGTTAATGGTAGAACGGGAATTGCCGGTGTAGCAACAGAACCTATTCAACCAACTGGCGGTAATCAAGCCCATAGCATTTTCCCTCGTTTTATGACGTTAGCCTATATCATGAAATTATAACTTCCCAAGGAAGTGTTTCTGTTCCTACGGGAACCGTGCTTTGGTATGCAGCGCCCACGCCACCAGAGGGATTTATTGAATGCAACGGGCAATCTACGGCGGCGTATCCGGCATTAGCCGCCGTCGTGGGCGCTACGGTTCCCGATCTACGGGGAGAATTCATTCGCGGCTGGGCGCATGATCGAACCGGCATAGCCGATGTAGGACGTTCTTTTGGAAGCTGGCAGATGGATGATTTTAAAAGTCATACTCATTATACGTGGAGTAAGCTCGGCACATATTCTGGGACGGATGGTTGGGATGGAGTTGGAGGAGTATCTTGGGGGTTATCGACTTATAAAACTGGTGCAACCGGCGGCAGTGAAACTCGTCCGCGAAATATAGCATTACTACCTTGCATCAAATACTGACCGGAACCTTCCCAAGGAAGTAGTACTTCTAGCGTACCTATTGGAACAGTCATTATCTGGCCTTCGACCGTCGATCCAACCGAAAGCGTTTGGCTAGAGTGTAATGGTCAATCTGCGCTCGTTTATCCGGCCCTGGCGGCCATTGTCGGTAGCACGGTCCCAGACTATAGGGGATACTTCTTGCGTGGCTATGGTGGCAATTCTGACGCGTTGGGAGTCCCACAGGGCGATGCCATTAGAAACATTACTGGGTATACAGGGGCTTCTTTGCCGAATGCGGCTGGGTGGATGACTGGCGCCTTTTCACGCGCAGGCACAGGGGGTGTTGGTTGGTATCAAGATGTTTCCGGAGGAACAAGTTTTGATGCTTCACGTGTAGTTCCCACGGCAAATGAAAATAGACCTATCAACAAATCCGTGCGGTTTTTGATTAAAGCCAAATAAACAATAATCTTCCCAAGGAAGTAGTGTTTTAGGCATAAAAGTGATCACCGGGGTTGGTAATGGTTATGGATATTTACCGATTCCAGCTGGCTTTGAAAGGTCAGAGTGTAAGTTTTTAGTGTCGTTTCAGCAAACGGGTGGAGGAGACAATCATTATGCGCTTGTAACCGATGAT from Anaeromusa acidaminophila DSM 3853 harbors:
- a CDS encoding phage tail protein, producing MLWYAAPTPPEGFIECNGQSTAAYPALAAVVGATVPDLRGEFIRGWAHDRTGIADVGRSFGSWQMDDFKSHTHYTWSKLGTYSGTDGWDGVGGVSWGLSTYKTGATGGSETRPRNIALLPCIKY
- a CDS encoding gp53-like domain-containing protein, giving the protein MKFSNGFIMQWGNTSILGAGSSETIFFPKQFPNACLNVQATASKLIGTTYTPNILVKSNSYFSILNSNSFGANTSCTSRYYWTAIGY
- a CDS encoding phage tail protein — encoded protein: MPVGTVIIWPSAINPSDGNVWLECNGQSTSSYPLLAAIVGSNVPNYRGYFLRGYGGNSAAINIEQGDAIRNIKDTLSAFGVGFYSSSSGLFTGSGTPIHFGSTWFYNVGNRSVTFDASKVVPTASENRPLNKAVRYLIRAQ